From Rutidosis leptorrhynchoides isolate AG116_Rl617_1_P2 chromosome 3, CSIRO_AGI_Rlap_v1, whole genome shotgun sequence, a single genomic window includes:
- the LOC139897431 gene encoding 21 kDa protein-like — protein MPSSYMEEETSLDTNAKDTDFIKASCETTRYPSLCYKTLSPYATTIETNAMELANAALTVCLKSAKSTSKDVRGLLKGQELSMQDGQAVADCLENMSDSVDEMKKSMVEMKDLDGPDYNEKMGNLKTWVSAALTDEDTCMDGFEDDSGVENVKIKVSIRGYIVNVAELTSNALALITNIS, from the coding sequence aaACGAGCTTGGATACAAATGCCAAAGACACAGATTTCATTAAGGCCTCATGTGAAACCACACGGTATCCGAGCTTGTGCTATAAAACTTTGTCCCCTTATGCTACCACCATTGAAACAAATGCTATGGAGTTGGCCAATGCAGCCCTGACCGTGTGCTTAAAAAGTGCAAAATCGACCTCAAAAGACGTACGGGGACTGTTGAAAGGGCAGGAATTGAGTATGCAAGACGGGCAGGCTGTAGCGGATTGTTTGGAAAACATGAGTGATTCTGTGGATGAGATGAAGAAATCAATGGTGGAAATGAAGGATTTAGATGGTCCAGATTATAATGAGAAAATGGGGAATTTGAAGACTTGGGTTAGTGCAGCTTTGACCGATGAAGATACATGTATGGATGGATTTGAAGATGATAGTGGTGTTGAAAATGTGAAGATAAAGGTGAGTATCAGAGGATATATAGTGAATGTTGCAGAGTTAACAAGCAATGCTTTGGCTCTCATTACTAATATTTCTTAA